The Pyrus communis chromosome 2, drPyrComm1.1, whole genome shotgun sequence genome includes a window with the following:
- the LOC137724384 gene encoding peroxidase 7-like — protein sequence MNLIVSLLLVLLAVVHLNASSSYPEHDRHDEETDESWEGATTLTLPTISDDLSFGEFLSNSYYHRSCPDLEGIISRKVKQWLKKDYSLAAGLMRLHFHDCAIRGCDASILLNHEGSEREGLASKTLRGFEVIDDIKAEVEKKCPRTVSCADILTAATRDATVQVGGPYWAVPYGRKDGKVSIAKETEKVPMGHEDLTSLLEIFQSQGLNVLDLVALSGAHTIGRSSCESVQHRIFNFSGTGKPDPSLDAQYLSYLERKCRWASEYADLDAVTPHKFDAAYYINLQKKMGLLSTDQMLYSDPRTKSLVSAFASQPSVFHQQFGVSMAKLGNVQVLTGQNEGEIRTNCNFVNSH from the exons ATGAATCTCATAGTTTCCTTGCTTTTAGTTCTTCTTGCTGTTGTTCACTTAAATGCATCTTCGTCTTACCCGGAACACGATCGCCATGATGAAGAAACAGATGAATCCTGGGAGGGAGCCACAACTCTAACACTTCCAACAATATCAGACGACTTGTCCTTTGGAGAGTTTCTTTCCAATTCCTACTATCACAGGAGTTGTCCAGACCTTGAAGGTATTATCAGTAGGAAGGTGAAGCAATGGCTTAAGAAGGATTACAGCCTAGCAGCTGGCCTCATGAGGTTGCACTTCCATGACTGTGCCATCAGG GGATGTGATGCCTCCATCTTATTAAACCATGAAGGAAGTGAGAGGGAAGGCTTGGCCAGCAAGACACTGAGAGGGTTTGAAGTGATAGATGATATCAAGGCAGAGGTTGAGAAGAAGTGCCCAAGAACAGTTTCTTGTGCAGACATTTTGACTGCAGCTACAAGAGATGCTACTGTTCAAGTTGGAGGTCCATACTGGGCTGTCCCCTACGGGAGGAAAGATGGAAAAGTTTCGATTGCTAAGGAAACTGAGAAGGTTCCCATGGGTCACGAAGACTTAACTAGtttacttgagatttttcaatcACAGGGCTTGAATGTACTTGACTTGGTTGCTCTCTCAG GGGCACACACCATAGGAAGGTCTTCATGTGAATCCGTACAACACAGGATCTTTAACTTCAGTGGAACTGGCAAGCCTGATCCATCCCTTGATGCGCAGTACTTAAGCTACTTGGAAAGAAAATGTAGATGGGCATCAGAGTATGCTGATCTTGATGCTGTAACTCCACATAAATTTGACGCTGCGTACTACATAAATCTGCAGAAGAAGATGGGACTTTTATCCACAGATCAAATGTTGTATTCTGATCCAAGGACTAAATCTCTTGTCAGTGCTTTTGCTTCCCAGCCGTCAGTCTTCCACCAGCAGTTTGGAGTGTCCATGGCCAAACTAGGGAATGTTCAAGTCCTCACCGGTCAAAACGAAGGCGAAATCCGAACCAATTGCAATTTTGTCAATTCTCATTGA
- the LOC137724350 gene encoding MYB-like transcription factor 4, which yields MGHHCCSKQKIKRGLWSPEEDEKLLNHINTFGHGSWSSVPKLAGLERCGKSCRLRWINYLRPDLKRGPFSEIEERTIVDVHRILGNKWAQIAKHLPGRTDNEVKNFWNSCIKKKLIAQGFDPNTHNLLPSSKANPSNINNNNNNIHACNIFSPSSFFSVNSSHVSADTSIDILEAPYLTLPSTSSPRTNHVDISLHERSTISTCEFQNPNMVWSTTLVQDQINPIVLTEFMGINNVPTISTSHSYPISELENIVNESFQPITKSTNPKDMLLQSQQEEACEVVENENPSVLNGAQTNIDASFGSSNFDLDFMESTELPCGMYNYQPSPMDQLTWNG from the exons ATGGGCCATCACTGTTGCAGCAAACAGAAAATTAAGAGAGGACTGTGGTCTCCTGAAGAAGATGAGAAGCTATTGAATCACATCAACACCTTTGGCCATGGTTCGTGGAGCTCTGTCCCAAAACTAGCTG GTTTGGAGAGGTGTGGAAAAAGTTGCAGATTGAGGTGGATAAACTATTTGAGACCAGATCTCAAGAGGGGTCCATTTTCTGAGATAGAAGAGAGAACCATCGTAGATGTTCATAGGATTTTAGGCAACAAATGGGCTCAGATAGCCAAGCATTTACCAGGTAGAACAGACAACGAGGTCAAGAATTTTTGGAACTCATGCATCAAGAAGAAGCTCATTGCACAAGGTTTTGATCCCAACACCCACAACCTTCTCCCTTCTTCCAAAGCTAACCCTAGtaacatcaacaacaacaacaataatattcatgcatgcaatattttttctccatcttcttttttctctgtAAATTCTTCACATGTCTCAGCAGATACTTCCATAGACATATTGGAAGCACCTTATCTCACATTACCTTCTACTTCATCTCCACGTACAAATCATGTCGATATCTCGTTGCATGAAAGATCAACCATATCAACCTGTGAATTCCAAAACCCTAATATGGTTTGGAGTACTACTCTAGTCCAAGATCAAATTAATCCAATTGTTTTAACGGAGTTCATGGGGATTAATAATGtcccaacaatctccacctctCACTCATATCCAATATCAGAGCTTGAAAATATTGTAAATGAGAGCTTTCAACCCATAACTAAATCCACAAACCCAAAAGACATGCTATTGCAATCACAACAGGAGGAGGCTTGTGAAGTGGTGGAAAATGAGAATCCCAGTGTGTTGAATGGTGCACAGACAAACATAGATGCTTCATTTGGGAGCTCTAACTTTGATTTGGATTTTATGGAGTCTACAGAATTGCCTTGTGGAATGTATAATTACCAACCGAGTCCAATGGATCAACTTACATGGAATGGTTAG
- the LOC137726007 gene encoding peptidyl-prolyl cis-trans isomerase FKBP13, chloroplastic — MNSLASSLGTCNPRNLKTPSILLQRDHLSTSESPKLKILSHPHRSLSSSSSSSQQLQNNEKPNLFSRREAIGFGFCFGLLDVLFHPQPTKAAEGAAACELTVAPSGLAFCDKVVGYGPEAVQGQLIKAHYVGKLENGKVFDSSYNRGKPLTFRVGVGEVIKGWDQGILGGDGIPPMLAGGKRVLKLPPELAYGGRGAGCRGGSCIIPPDSVLLFDVEFVGKP, encoded by the exons ATGAATTCCTTGGCATCTTCACTTGGCACTTGCAATCCCAGAAACTTGAAAACACCCAGCATTTTGCTCCAAAGGGATCATCTCAGCACATCAGAATCCCCAAAACTCAAAATCTTAAGCCACCCACACAGAagcttatcttcttcttcttcttcttcccaacAACTGCAGAATAATGAGAAGCCAAATTTGTTCAGCAGAAGAGAAGCAATTGGTTTTGGCTTCTGCTTTGGGCTTCTTGATGTGCTTTTTCATCCTCAGCCCACCAAAGCAGCTGAGGGGGCAGCAGCTTGTGAGCTAACTGTGGCTCCTTCTGGCCTTGCTTTCTGTGACAAAGTTGTGGGGTATGGCCCTGAGGCTGTTCAAGGACAGCTGATTAAG GCACACTATGTTGGGAAATTGGAGAATGGAAAGGTGTTTGATAGCAGCTACAATCGTGGGAAGCCCCTTACTTTTCGTGTCGGTGTTGGTGAG GTCATCAAAGGGTGGGATCAAGGTATTCTAGGCGGCGATGGAATTCCTCCAATGCTTGCCG GGGGAAAACGTGTGTTGAAGCTTCCTCCGGAACTTGCATATGGCGGAAGAGGAGCTGGGTGTAGAGGAG GCTCGTGTATTATTCCACCAGATTCAGTTCTTCTGTTTGATGTGGAATTCGTAGGCAAGCCATGA
- the LOC137725946 gene encoding uncharacterized protein: protein MAKSMRCKREKRLRAIRREMVEPYYDKKDEAKLAAQEAALAAPKLPVRPPPKSTSAMEVTTTNGASASTSNMDVDMDAVNERLAALKPAGGVSKKSKRVFKVGKRRRHGKGGKVKRRHI, encoded by the exons ATGGCGAAGTCGATGAGATGCAAGAGAGAAAAGAGGCTGAGAGCCATTCGCAGAGAGATGGTGGAGCCCTACTACGACAAGAAAGACGAAGCTAAGCTCGCTGCCCAGGAAGCTGCCCTCGCTGCCCCTAAGCTTCCCGTACGGCCGCCTCCTAAATCCACCTCTGCTATGGAGGTCACCACCACTAACGGCGCCTCCGCCTCCACGAGCAACATGG ATGTGGACATGGATGCTGTCAACGAAAGATTAGCTGCATTGAAGCCTGCTGGTGGGGTAAGTAAGAAATCCAAAAGGGTGTTCAAGGTGGGCAAAAGAAGGCGCCACGGCAAGGGAGGAAAGGTTAAGAGGCGTCATATTTAA
- the LOC137725822 gene encoding uncharacterized protein has translation MAGDLPGFYYDPEKNRYFPIKGPIPGSRRMTAPASSSASSSAQTPAKVTNSCRRTSVRTSKMLQARELCGNLIPFNKGRCNFNEEFQRAQACHPVVWKYQETKELTDGALERIRMDVQTEGGQTDTDFVLAGGMNGSISIFEVGKVGQGLNYGMKCKAECVWPLSSKSQLEYSEVPGQIWKPAHTTPQMPSNISSIKMFGKQSPGTEDDSSCIQHMLISTLGAENSGGSLVVINLHELLNFDPNRTVLSQNIYEIATFNCTVWTTDCESDGSRAVIGTNLGAALVDLETGSASWLLHSKSDVLAQQLVHSGNAVLCGLRNGAIVTVDVRQKQGWFPVRPVRHRMRHSPLDNTRGITSIQRSKPSGTGNIHPSHTTKMPSSIASLVSLRFDDQYFLASSMDGTVKLYDQRLIQRGAVQSYEGLVNSHTRLQLGVDPSERFVMSGGEDCNLRLWSIKSGKLLFEDKFCNTIPSTVCWRRAERFKGDRDDRPNYEYLDSKSYGLGAWIGSQEGLFYMHWQV, from the exons ATGGCAGGAG ATCTTCCTGGGTTTTACTATGATCCGGAGAAGAACAGGTACTTCCCCATCAAGGGCCCAATCCCAGGATCTCGTCGTATGACTGCTcctgcttcttcttctgcttcttccAGCGCTCAGACGCCGGCCAAG GTGACCAACTCATGTAGGCGAACCAGTGTAAGAACTTCTAAGATGCTTCAGGCTAGGGAGTTATGCGGTAATCTCATTCCTTTCAATAAAGGGAGGTGTAACTTCAATGAGGAATTCCAAAGGGCACAAGCATGCCATCCTGTG GTTTGGAAGTATCAGGAAACCAAAGAGTTAACTGATGGCGCTTTGGAGCGGATTCGCATGGATGTACAGACAGAAGGGGGTCAAACTGATACGGACTTTGTATTAGCAGGTGGCATGAATGGCTCTATAAG TATTTTTGAAGTTGGAAAAGTTGGGCAGGGTCTTAATTACGGGATGAAATGCAAGGCAGAATGTGTCTGGCCTCTCTCTAGCAAAAGTCAACTGGAGTACAGTGAGGTGCCTGGGCAAATATGGAAACCAGCTCACACTACACCACAAATGCCATCAAACATATCTTCTATAAAAATGTTTGGAAAACAGTCTCCTGGCACAGAAGATGATAGTTCTTGCATCCAGCATATGTT GATATCAACGTTGGGAGCTGAGAACTCTGGTGGATCTCTTGTGGTTATTAACCTCCATGAACTACTAAACTTTGATCCAAATAGGACTGTCTTAAGTCAAAATATTTATGAGATTGCAACTTTCAACTGCACTGTTTGGACTACAGATTGTGAATCTGATGGGAGTCGTGCAGTGATTG GAACCAACCTGGGAGCTGCTCTGGTGGATTTGGAAACTGGGAGCGCATCGTGGCTGTTACACAGTAAAAGTGATGTTTTGGCACAACAACTTGTTCACTCG GGAAATGCTGTTTTATGTGGACTCAGAAATGGAGCAATTGTAACAGTTGATGTTCGTCAGAAACAGGGGTGGTTTCCTGTAAGACCTGTTAGACATAGAATGCGTCACTCACCTTTGGATAACACGCGTGGAATAACTAGTATACAACGGTCTAAG CCTTCTGGAACTGGAAATATACATCCTTCTCATACCACTAAAATGCCTTCATCTATTGCAAG TTTGGTATCACTTCGGTTTGATGATCAGTATTTTTTGGCGAGCTCCATGGATGGAACG GTGAAGCTTTACGACCAACGCCTAATCCAAAGAGGAGCTGTACAATCTTACGAGGGGCTTGTGAATTCCCATACTCGTTTGCAGCTTGGAGTTGACCCATCTGAGAGATTTGTTATGTCAG gCGGAGAGGACTGCAATTTACGACTCTGGAGTATCAAGTCTGGTAAACTGCTTTTCGAGGATAAATTCTGTAACACAATCCCCTCAACTGTGTGCTGGCGAAGAGCTGAAA GGTTTAAGGGAGATCGGGATGACAGGCCAAACTACGAATATCTTGATTCCAAAAGTTATGGTTTGGGGGCATGGATTGGATCACAGGAAGGACTATTTTACATGCACTGGCAAGTGTGA